The DNA window AATATTAGGATTAACTGGATATACTTCATATCCGTGATCTTTAAGACATTTATAAATCTTATAGCCGAACTTTTCGGTCTTATCAGTGGCTCCAATAACGGCCCACACCTTTTGATCTAAAGCTTGTTGAATTGTCATTTCGACCACCTCTTATATACTATTATAAATAAATATCGAATTTTGTCAATGTAATGTATCGAAATTTATAGTTATCAAATTATACTCTTTTAGCAAACATTTTAGAACTAAAATCAATGTATCTATTATCATTCAATAACAATTATTTTTTGCCTCAAACTGGGAACCGATAAGTCTAAATCTATTAGATCAGAAAGGCTTATTTGTGGATGACTATACTTAGCACCATCTATAAGACCCCCTGCAACAGCTAATTCCCCTAAAATTCTAGAGGCTGACCATTGTTGTTCTCGTAATTCACGGATTGTAATACTCTTTTGACGCTTAGAAAGTCTATGGCCATCTGTATCCACTAAAAGTGGGGCATGACCATACTTAGGAACTTCTATATGTTTATAGGGATAGCATTGTTGTAATATGTTATATAAATATAATTGCTGCCCTGTTGTATCGAGTAAATCATCGCCTCGAATCACTTCACTTATTCCCATAGCTATATCATCTAATACGACTGCTAAATTATATGCGTACATGCCATCACCACGACGTAATACATAATCATCTAGTTCACATTCCAAATGAATATGCTGCTTGCCTTGCCATCGATCATCAAAATTTAAATCACAAGTATTCACCGCTAAACGTAAGGATGGATCTTTGCTATTACATAACGCTTGTATTTCAAAATCACGTAAATGTCGACATTTTCCATCATAACGATGCACCACTTCGCCTACATGAGGTGCAGAAGCTATAGATTGTAGTCTCGCTCTATTACAAAAGCAAGGGTAAATTAGTTTTTCTAATGCGAGATATTCTAATATGTCTGCATAATATGTTTGTCTTTCACTTTGCCAATAGGATACTTCTGGTCCACCTACACGTGGACCTTCATCCCATTCAAAGCCAAGCCATTCTAAATCATCTAGTAAAGCTTCCCCTAGCTCTCGTTTTGACCGTTGTAGGTCTATATCCTCCATACGTACAACATACGTTCCTTTTTGTTGGCGTGTGGAGATATATGATAAAAGTGCTATCCACACGTTACCGAGATGAATATATCCTGTTGGACTAGGCGCAAATCTACCTTTCATTAGAACTCTCCTATAGTAGAAAACAAGTGGCATATCCATTATGAATATGCCACTTATAGATCCGAAGATATGTCAAAGTAGAATCTAAAGCAATAAAGCAATAACATCTATAGTTATAAACTTATTTATCCTAAAGACACAATGTTATCAAACACATTACCAGCATCTCTAATTTTTTGTTCGTTACCCATTGTGCAAATGTGATTATCATTCAATACAGGTTCTACCACATCTGCTAGTGCAACAATATCTTCTGGCTTACATGCGATTACTTGTTTACGGAACTCTACTTTGTCCTCTAATTTAGCACCGCTGAAGTACATCCCCATTGCACGTGGTCCACGCAATGCAGGTGTCATTGGCAAGTCTAAAGAACTCATAGTACCGATAATATACTTACGCATTTCACGATCAGTCAATGTGAAGTCACGAAGGTATTGAGGCAACTCTTTATATACATTCAAAGTTTCTAACAAGTTAGGATCGCGATAACTGCAGAAAATCATATTGCCATCGTCATAGAAATTAGCAAATGCTCCGTAAGCACCACCTTGTACACGAATACGAATCCAAAGGTATTCATAACGTAAAATCGTTTCTAGAACACTCATTGGACCAACATGTTTGAAACCATGATCGATAAAATTACCACCTTGTGCTACGTATTGAACCTTACCAGCAGTAACGATACCATCATTGCCAGATAGACGAGTGATTTGTAATACATCATTGCTTAACTCAGTAGTATCCCAAGTTTCCACCAATGGTTTCATTAGGTTTTCAAAGGCTTCTAATTCGCCTTCTTCCCCAACAAACATAATATCTACATTGTTAGCGCGGAAAATTTTACGAGCCACTTCAGCTAATTTCTCTGGTAAAAGTGGCAATGCTGCAGGATTAGATGCTAGTTCACTGATTTTTTGATAATATCCTAAATTACCATTATCTCTAAACTTGCCAACTGCAGAAACTTGAGCCATAACGCGTTGACTTACGATGGAATTACCACGGCGGAATGCTTCATTATCCCAAATAGCTTTGCTTTCTTGAACAAGTTCAGTCAAACGTTGATCATCGCTATAATCTGCTTTTTGAACTACTTCATTAATCAAGCGGCATAAATCAGGTAGTTTAGAATGTAATGCTTTCGCACGCACAATCATAAGAGGCGTAAATTCGTCACGCTTACCATCTTTACTAATGGCCGTAATGTCAGAACTCAATCCACCTAAATTCATATTAATATCTTTAGCCAGAGCTTCATAACCGCGTTCAGATGTATCAATACGACCGAGGATATCACTTAAAATATCAGCGTAGAATAGTTCCTCCTCAGTGAGGCAGTTCAATTTAAAGTACAATCCTACATAATTGATACCTTTTGTGAAAGTAGGTACAAAATGTACTGTAGTATTACCAATTTTACTTTCACGGCGTTCTACGGCTTCAATATTAGGGTTTAAATCAGATAATTCGAGCAAAGGAATAGACGCCAGCGCTTCGTCACTATCTGGAGTTTCTTGACGAATTTTAAGGCGTTTTGTTTGCTCTACAATTGCGTCAATCTCTTCAGAAGTCATATTAGCTTTTACAGTAGCTAAATGTTCTTTAACCTCTTCATCTTTACGTTCTTGAAGACCACGTTCAGGATAAATAGATACAAGAACTTTATGGTTATTATTCAAGATGGAATGACGAATTAAATCTTCAAAGTATGTACCAGCTAAGCCCTTTCGAATATTAGCTAATGCTTCTTCATAGTGTAATAGTTCCAATGGATCATTATCGTATAGCCAATTATCCATCATACGAATAATATAGGCTAAACCGATAGGACGACCACCAAAATCGCTTTCACGAAGAGCAAATTCAATGCTATTTAAAGAAGCTTCTAATAACTCTTTATCTAAGCCCTTATCACATAACTCTTGTAATGTAGACTCTACAATACGTTGCAAGTCAGCTTGTTTATCTAGATTAGAACCTGTAGCTTGTACTGTCCACATAGGTTGACGAATGCTATCTAAGTAATAGCCACTTACGTCAGAACCGATACCAGCTTTCACCAACGCCTGTTTAAGAGGTGCTGCAGGAGATGTTAACAAAGCATGTGTTAACACTTCAAATGCCAAGCTATGTTCAGGTGTTACATCAGGCAATACATACGCAAAGGAATGCAATGTACGATTATCTGTTGGCTCCTCAGAACCTACGCTATACGGATAGCTCACTACTTTACCTTCTCTAAATGGAGCTTGTAACGCTACCTCCGTATGAACATCGATAGCATCAAAATGACTTAAGTACTCATCATTCAAGAATACTAATTGCTCTTCAATATTCATATCACCATACAAGAAGATATAACTATTAGATGGATGATAGTGAACACGGTAGAACTCTTGGAATTCTTCATATGTTAAATCTGTAATATAATCAGGATCCCCACCAGAGTCAACGCCATATGTTGTATCTGGGAAAAGCTCACGCATCATTTGGCGTTCTAATACAGAGTCAGGAGATGAGTAAACACCCTTCATCTCATTGAACACAACACCTTTGTAGGTAAGTTCATCGTCTGCATTTTCGAGCTCATAATGCCAACCCTCTTGCATTACGATTTCTGCATCTTCACGAACACGTGGGTAGAATACAGCATCAAGATATACGTCCATCAAATTATGGAAGTCTTTATCGTTCTTACTTGCTACAGGATACATTGTTTTATCCGGATATGTCATAGCATTTAGGAACGTATTTAAAGACCCTTTTACAAGTTCAACAAATGGCTCTTTTAATGGGAATTTGCGAGAACCACATAGAACAGAGTGCTCCATAATATGTGCTACACCTGTGCTATTATGAGGTGTTGTTCTAAAAGCAATATTGAATACTTTATTAGAATCTGGTGAATCAATATAAATTAAACGAGCACCAGATTTTTCGTGCTTCATTTCATAAGCGGTACCATTGATTTCATCAATGCGCTCAATACGGTCAAGGCGAAAGCCAGAATAAACCTTATTTATTTCCATGCTGTCCCTTCTTTCTATATAAATATAATTAATTTCATGCTAACAATTAATTATAACATATCGACGACCCCATATATAGATGTTAAGAATAATTATCGAAACGCAAAACCCCACAGGCATTACCGCCTATGGGGTTCATTTTATTTATTATGTTGCATTTGCCACTTTTGATTGCGGCGCAAGGTTAATAAGCCTTCTAACACAGCTTGGAATTGTACAAAACTCAATGTATATGGTGGATACATATCCGGTACTACCTTATAAGAAATAGTAACTTCGGCCTTATCATAATCATAAAATATGCCATGTAAATTACTCACAGTAGTATAACCGGTTTGAGCTTGCTCCAATGTTGGAATAGGCTGATTTTTAAGATTTCCTAGTAGATCACTAATGAAACCTTCCTTACGACCTTGGTCATTAAGCATTTCATCCATAAAACTACGTAGACTATCCATGAATTGATTAACCTCTTTGGTCTAACAATAAGCCGTTGTGAATTACACGAACCGCATCTTTAACGCGGTCTTCAGCAACAAGGCAAGAAATACTAATTTCAGAAGTAGAAATGATTTCAATGTTGATGCCTTCTTGGCTCAAGATATCAAACATTTGAGCAGCTACGCCAGGTTGACCTAACATACCTGCACCGATGATAGAAACCTTAGCCATTCTTTCGTCAATATTTACAGCTTCAATGCCAACAGTTTTTTGTAATTCTTCTAATACTTCACGAGCGAGTACAACATCATCCATCGCTACCGTAAAGATAAGGTCAGTTTTTGGTTCGCCTACGGCACGGATAGATTGAACAATCATATCAACGTCCACATTTTTTGCAGCCAATGCTTTAAATACAGTTGCTGCCACACCTGGTTTATTTTCAACGCCTACAAGGGCTACTTTTGCTGTATTAGTATCGTCAGCTACGCCAGTAATTACGTGTTTATTTGCTTCCACAGTATAATCCTCCCGAATAATAGTACCTGTATTGTCACTAAATGTTGAACGTACGTGAATAGGTACACCATAACGGAAACCCATTTCTACGGCGCGAGGTTGCATTACACCTGCACCAAGACGTGCCATCTCAAGCATTTCGCCATATGTTACTTCTTCTAATTTGAAAGCCTCTTTTGCAACGCGAGGGTCTGTAGAGTAAACGCCTTCAACGTCTGTGAAGATTTCACACACATCAGCTTTCATAGCACCTGCCAACGCAACAGCAGTTGTATCGGAGCCACCACGACCTAAAGTAACCATGTCACCATATTCAGTAATACCTTGGAAACCTGCCACAACTACGATATTGCCTTCATCTAAAGCTTCAAACACGCGATTTGGATCAACGCCCAAAATACGGCCTTTATTAAATGTATCACTACTTGTAATACCTGCTTGGTCACCTGTTAAGGACATCGCTTTATGACCACGTTCGTTGAAAGCCATCGCCATCAATGCAATCGTTACTTGCTCACCTGTAGATAACAAGCGGTCCATTTCACGACCATAAGGCTTAGATGTTACCTCTTTAGCCAATGCTACTAAGTCATCTGTTGTATCGCCCATAGCAGATACAACAATAACGATTTTATCGTCTTCTTTCTTCTCACGAAGGACGCGATCAACAATATTAAATATTTTTTCTGGTGTAGCTACGGAACTGCCACCAAACTTTTTAACGATTAAGGCCACAATAATCCCTCATTTAACTTATTCTACTAAAAATCAATATGCATATACTTTACCATAAACAAATAGCACTGTAAAGGGATATAAGGCAATCTATCCACTATATAAAAACAAAACTCTTTTGAGTGCGGACAAGTTTTTTCTCTAAAATAATTAGTTAATTATAAAAAATTACATACAAAAAGACCAGCCCTAAGGCTGGTCTTTATTAGTTGATTAAGTTAATTAAGCAACTGTAATTTCTTTTTCGGATTCCCACAAACCGTGGATGTTGCAGTAGGATACAGCAATCAATTTACCAGATTTGTTCAAGGAAACTGCCAAAGAACCTTCAGAGATTGCATGTACAGGGCCTTCGTTTGCAGTTGCACCGTCACCATGTACGTTGAAGGAAATTTCACCAACTTCGAATGGCAATTGAGTACCTTCAGCTACGAAGTACAATTTGATCCATTCAATGTGATGTTCTACAGTGTTAGGATGTGCAATGTCTTTACCAACGGACAATGTTACGTGGAAAGTTTCACCTGCTTTTACAGTGTCAACAGTTTCGATAACAGGAACGTGTTTTTCAGTAGCGAAATCGCCGGATTTAATGTAATCATGTACAGCCATAGTTAACCTCCTGGTTAGTCTTATATACATACTTAATGTCGAGAATATTTAGCACCTTGTGCTTATGACTATATTATACATTTTCGATATACTTTTAGCAAGAACTTTTTCGAAAATTTTAGATTTAATTATATTCGAGCTCTGCGTATTAGAACTCTATCCCCTTAGCAGCTTTAATGCCTTTCTCATAAGCATGCTTTACTACCTTCATTTCTGTTACCGTATCGGCAATATCAATGATTTCAGGTTTGGCATAACGGCCTGTTAAAATAACGTGTAAGCGCTCAGGTTTATGTTTAAGCATATCTACTACAGAATTCACATCAATAAGCTCATAATTAATGGCGTTATTAATTTCATCCATAATGATGAGGTCCCATCGGTCTGAATTTACTTCTTCCACTAATGTATGCCAAGCCTCTTGAGCCGCCTCTTTGTGACGTGCTAATTCAGCCTCACCTACTTCATCTCGTTTATAGTAAATAAATCCCTTACCCATGGAACGAATTTCTACTTGGTCCCCTAATTTAGCAAGACCTGCTAGTTCGCCATAGCCATTACCACTTTTAATAAATTGTAAGATTAAAACCTTAAGACCTTGGCCAACAGCGCGTAATGCAACACCTAAAGCTGCTGTTGTTTTACCTTTACCATTGCCGGTATTAACTAAAATTAAGCCTCGTTCACTCATAATTAGCTCCTTTTAGCTTTATACTTAGCACATATATCAATGAAATGTTGTGCTCCTTCATCAGAACCAGCAAAGTTCAAATGTAAATACGATGCTAATACATTATCTGTGGCAAAGCCACCATCATAGGATTGAGGTTTGCGGCCACCTTCTAAGTGGAATGCCCATGGGAAGTCCTCTACAGTCGGCTCCATAGTAGAGAAATGGAACTCATGACCACGAAGAGATGTATCAGCAGCTCCTAACAAGGTATCTCGCTTAGCTGTAGCCGTAACATACCCTACTTTTTGCAGTTTTTGTTGCATAATGCAATTAGCTGGTACAATACCTACCGTATCATATACGGTACCCTCAAAATCGTGGATGCTTTCACATAAATACATAAGGCCACCACATTCAGCATAAATAGGCATACCTTTTTCGTTGGCTTGACGGATAGACTCCTTCATCGACTCGTTACTAGAGAGTTGGAACAAGAACATTTCAGGGAATCCACCACCAAATACTAGGCCGTCCACATCAGGAACTCCAAAGTCATTAAGCGGGCTAAAGTATACGATTTCAGCACCTTTTTCCTCTAAGGCGGCTAAACTTGCTGGATAGTAGAAAGAGAACGCCTCATCATAGGCTACACCGATTTTAACTCGTTTTTCTACGGATTTAAGATCTACTGCATCGGGTAATTCAATACTTGGTGCACTAGATGCGATTTCTAATAATTGATCGGGCTTAACCATTTTTTCAACAGCTTCACGAATCGTATTTATGGCTTCTGTTGGATCGACTTCAGTAACAGGTGTAAGGCCTAAATGACGCTCAGGAGAGTGCATACGGTCATCGCGATAAATAGCACCAATGACTGGAACACCAATCTTGGACATGCCTTCACGAACCATGCGCTCATGGTTAGCAGAGCCTAAGCGGTTAAGAATAACACCACCAAAGTTTACCTCTGGGTCATAATCACGGAATCCTTTAGCAATGGCTGCTGCGCTTTCACCCATCGCCTTACAATCGATAACAAGCACAACGGGAGCATTCAATTGTTTAGCAATTTGGGCAGTGGAACTAACCCCTTCTCGACCACCATCATACAAGCCCATAACACCTTCGATAATAGCAAGGTCTACACCATGCGCCATGGTAGCGAAGAAAGGATTTAATTTGTGAGGTGGCACGAGCCACGTATCTAAATTATAGCTGTCACGGCCGGATGCAATTTTATGAAAGCCCGGATCAATATAATCCGGGCCCACTTTAAAGGATTGCACCGTACGTCCACCATTTGCATAAGCAGCCAATAAGCCCGCTACGATTGTTGTTTTACCTACACCAGAGTTAGTGCCAGCAATGACAACACGTGGAATATGTACTGTGTTCATAAATATTACCTCGTAATACGACGTGTTTGTTAACGGTCCTTACGTTTTGCAAGGATAGTAGATAAGTAGTTGAGTTTAGTATCTTTTGGCATGTTATCCAAGCCTACGTATACTTGCTCATCAGGCAAACCTACACGGCTAATCATAACCGCATCATCTGCCATGTTATGTTTAAGCAATGTTTCTTGTACTTCATCAAAGTTTTTATATACTTTCATGATAACCGCATCATCAGCTACAGCCAATACAGCATCAATTTTTTCTTTAGGTGCTGTAGCAGGAACGATAGCTAGTACTTCTTCTTTCTCTACAATTGGATAACCAAGGTGAGAACCAATAGCACAGAATGCAGTAACGCCAGGAATTGTTTCGATTTCATGACCTGTATTTTCGATCAAGCGATATACATACATGTATGTGCTGTAGAACATAGGATCGCCCAATGTTAAGAATACAACGCTTTTACCTTGATCTAAGTAGGACAAGATAATGCGTTTTGCTTCTTGCCAGCCTTCCTCTTGTGTAGCATCATCCAATACCATTGGGAATACTACAGGAACGATTTCTGTATGTTCTTGAATGTATGGGGATGCAATATTAAGTGCTACAGAACCATCTTTCTTTTCTGTTTTAGGTGTGATGATAATATCTGCTTCACCTACGATGCGAGCTGCTTTCACAGTCATCAATTCAGAATCACCAGGGCCTACGCCAATGCCATATAATTTACCTTTCATGGGGTTCTCCTATTCTTATAGTTACATTCTATTTATAAATTTCATATCTTTTATTATAACTAATTTATACAAGATATACAAAGATACTATTTAATATTTGGAATTGCAGGACGATGTGGACTACGTTTACCATACAAATCATCGATACAATCCTGCACATGTTGACGGAAGATATCGTGAATCGCTTCATATTCACCAAGGGCACTATAAATTGGTTTAACTTCATAGCCTGCCCCGGCAAGTTCATTAACAACGCTATCCTCTTCATCACCAAATAGATCATTTTGTGCATGATCCCCAAGTACTAACAATAATGGGTGCACATAAATTGTATTTGGACGTTTTCCATCAAGCCATTCCCAAGGCATAGCAACATCTGCCACATATGGTGCATTTTCTAGCACTGCAACACGCACATTCGTAAGTCCATCACGAATTAATTTAAACTGTAAATTACCATATGAGGAGTTACCAGAACCAAGGCCACCATGGCCGACCAATAACAAACCATCCTCTTTGGAGATATTGAGTGGCTTAATAAAATGATCAATCAAGATTTGATAATCATCAGGATGCTCTTCTTGGCCCATGTAGTATACGAGAGGTCTACCTACGCGCAACACTTCCAGTTGTCCTTCCCCTTCATGAGCGAGAATATTATTTTTCAACTTATCAAACTCTTCACCACCTGTAAAATGTAGTGGTTGCACATAAATATGTGTATAGCCTTCTTGAATAAGTTTTTCTAATGCACCTTGCTCAGTAGGAATCTCAATCCCTCGTTCGCGTAACCGCTTAACGATGATACGAGAGGAAAATGCTAATTCCACCGTATAGTCGGGATAGGATTTACGGATATACTCCACTACGGAGTCAATATTATGTTCACGAGCACTGTCAACAGTGGACCCAAAGGCAACAACTAAAATAGCTTGTTTCATGGAAGTCTCCTTATCTATTTAATAATGTATCTTAATCATACCATAGACGACACGTTAGGGGCATACCATGGGACGTATAAAATAGATATTATAAATATCTTTCATAGTAAAAGTAAAAATCCTCCTCATTGGATTTCCAACAAGGAGGACTTTCACGTATGTAAAGGAGTGTGATGAGAGGTATGTCTAATTATGAGAGAGAGTAAATTAAGAAATCATACCTTGCGCTTCCATGCGAGAGTTTGTCATAACTGGTTTGACAGTCTCACGGGGCATGGGGCGCTTACGATCAGACATGCGAATAGCTTGACCTAAATGTTTCAAGAATAAATCTTGTACATAAGGATTTTCACCAAGACCTTCATTCCAAATATCTACATTGTATCCTTCTTCAGCAAGCAATGCATAAATGGAATCAGAGCGGTCACCGCCAAGGTAGTCCATTAAATGTGTAGAACCAATGAGAGCTAATGGTACTACTAATAAATCTTTATGTCCCATACGGTCTAATAATGTAAGCGCTTGTTTAAATGTAGGGAAACCATTTGTCGTAAATACTACCACATTTGGTGCAGCCCCATACATAGCTTTCAATTGTAATGTACTAAACTCTAATTGGTTTTGACCATTTGCCATGAGTACTACAGATTTATTAAGCGCCTTTGTATTAACATGACGCACGATACTTTCTAATGTAGCTTCATAATCATCGGCATAATTCTTTACACCTAATGATGTAAGCAATGGTTTACCAATATTCACTTGTGTGAAACCATATTCATTGCTATGTAAAAACTTTAATGCTTGTTTACGCATTTGTTGGTAACACTGATCTGCTACCAATGTTACAGGTTGAATGTATACCTCATCGATGCCCATGCGAGCAAAATCCTGCATAGCCTCTGTGAAAGAAGAAATCTTATCATCATACTTCTCGTTCCACTTCTCTACTAATGCATCAGATAAGAATACACGGCGTACCTCCATATCGCTATACATGGAACGTACTTTTCTCTCTATACTGCCGATGGATTTCTCCACAGCATCTTGATAAATTGATCCAAAGGATGCAATAATTATGCCTTTCATATGTGACCTCCATATCGCTCATACATGATACAATCTTCATAACTGAAAATTGTTATCAACTACTATGTAATAATAGTACAAGATTCACGAATATAAGTCAATGAGAAATAATATCAAAATTTATCTAGATGACTAGAAAATAAAATTACTTATATATTCACATATTCATATCCTTATAACCAAAAAGAATATATTTATAAAAGCTAATACCATACTATATTCATCACATAAATTGCTTAAAAACCCTTAATTTTCCTATACTTCTAGGGGTATGGGGTTTATTGACACCCCTATGTTCCTTTGTTACGATTGGCTTAAGGTTATATATATGCAATATATCTATAGTAATCTATAAACTATATCTTTTATATAAAATTATCCAGATTACATAGATCATTGCATAGACTTGTAGTTAAGTTATGGATAGGAGTATTAAAAAATGAAAAAACAATTAGCATTAGCATCCGCTATTCTAGGTCTTGCAGTATCCTTTGGTGCACCAGTTGTATCTAATGCTGCATATCAATTAAATGAAGAAGTAAAAGATCCTACTCCAGCATTGAAAGAAGCTGCTGCAATTGGTGTTCGTACACACAATACTGAAGCTTTACAAAACTTGCCAAACAAAGATGCTATGGTTGTTATGAGCTTTGGTACAACTTATAAAGATACTCGTGCGAAAACAATCGATGCAACTGTAGATGCTATTAAAGCAGCTCATCCAAACACAAAAGTAGTTACAGCTTTCACAAGCCATATCATTCGTGATCGTATCCAACAAAAAGAAGGTATTACTTACCCAACTCCTGAAGAAGCTTTGGCTGAACTCAAAAAAGATGGTTACACTCGCGTTGCATTAGCATCCCTTGATGTAATCCCTGGTATGGAATACAACTACGATGCAGCAGTATATAATTTGTACAAAGATAATTTCAAAAAAATGACACTTGGTACATCTCTTATGTACTGGATGGGTCAAGAAAACCAAACTGACCAAGTTATTGAAACATTAAAAGCTGTTCAATCTCAATTCCCTAAATTAGGCAAAGAAGACGCTCTTCTTATCATGGCTCATGGTACTCCAGATCCTTCCAATGCTTATTATTCTGTAATTCAAGACCGTATCCATACTCTTGGTATGAAAAATGTATTTATCTACACAGTAGAAGGTACTCCAAATCTTGAACAAGTTATCCCTCAATTGAAATTACATGGTATTAAACATGTTACATTGATGCCATTCATGATGGTTGCTGGCGACCATGCAAACAACGACATGGCTGGTGCCGAACCAGATTCCCATAAATCCATCCTTGAAAAAGAAGGCTTCAAAGTTGACACTTACATCCATGGCTTAGGTGAAAACCCTAACATCCGTAACTTATTCGTTGAACGTGCTAACGAATCTTGGGACGCATTACAAAAATAATCAATCTACAATTTAACTAGTATCGTTATATAACGTACATAGGAGTACATCATGAAAAAATTACTACTCTGTAGTCTAGCTTTGGTCATGGTTGTACTAGCAATAGCTGGGT is part of the Veillonella sp. genome and encodes:
- the gluQRS gene encoding tRNA glutamyl-Q(34) synthetase GluQRS, with the translated sequence MKGRFAPSPTGYIHLGNVWIALLSYISTRQQKGTYVVRMEDIDLQRSKRELGEALLDDLEWLGFEWDEGPRVGGPEVSYWQSERQTYYADILEYLALEKLIYPCFCNRARLQSIASAPHVGEVVHRYDGKCRHLRDFEIQALCNSKDPSLRLAVNTCDLNFDDRWQGKQHIHLECELDDYVLRRGDGMYAYNLAVVLDDIAMGISEVIRGDDLLDTTGQQLYLYNILQQCYPYKHIEVPKYGHAPLLVDTDGHRLSKRQKSITIRELREQQWSASRILGELAVAGGLIDGAKYSHPQISLSDLIDLDLSVPSLRQKIIVIE
- a CDS encoding insulinase family protein; translation: MEINKVYSGFRLDRIERIDEINGTAYEMKHEKSGARLIYIDSPDSNKVFNIAFRTTPHNSTGVAHIMEHSVLCGSRKFPLKEPFVELVKGSLNTFLNAMTYPDKTMYPVASKNDKDFHNLMDVYLDAVFYPRVREDAEIVMQEGWHYELENADDELTYKGVVFNEMKGVYSSPDSVLERQMMRELFPDTTYGVDSGGDPDYITDLTYEEFQEFYRVHYHPSNSYIFLYGDMNIEEQLVFLNDEYLSHFDAIDVHTEVALQAPFREGKVVSYPYSVGSEEPTDNRTLHSFAYVLPDVTPEHSLAFEVLTHALLTSPAAPLKQALVKAGIGSDVSGYYLDSIRQPMWTVQATGSNLDKQADLQRIVESTLQELCDKGLDKELLEASLNSIEFALRESDFGGRPIGLAYIIRMMDNWLYDNDPLELLHYEEALANIRKGLAGTYFEDLIRHSILNNNHKVLVSIYPERGLQERKDEEVKEHLATVKANMTSEEIDAIVEQTKRLKIRQETPDSDEALASIPLLELSDLNPNIEAVERRESKIGNTTVHFVPTFTKGINYVGLYFKLNCLTEEELFYADILSDILGRIDTSERGYEALAKDINMNLGGLSSDITAISKDGKRDEFTPLMIVRAKALHSKLPDLCRLINEVVQKADYSDDQRLTELVQESKAIWDNEAFRRGNSIVSQRVMAQVSAVGKFRDNGNLGYYQKISELASNPAALPLLPEKLAEVARKIFRANNVDIMFVGEEGELEAFENLMKPLVETWDTTELSNDVLQITRLSGNDGIVTAGKVQYVAQGGNFIDHGFKHVGPMSVLETILRYEYLWIRIRVQGGAYGAFANFYDDGNMIFCSYRDPNLLETLNVYKELPQYLRDFTLTDREMRKYIIGTMSSLDLPMTPALRGPRAMGMYFSGAKLEDKVEFRKQVIACKPEDIVALADVVEPVLNDNHICTMGNEQKIRDAGNVFDNIVSLG
- a CDS encoding aspartate kinase gives rise to the protein MALIVKKFGGSSVATPEKIFNIVDRVLREKKEDDKIVIVVSAMGDTTDDLVALAKEVTSKPYGREMDRLLSTGEQVTIALMAMAFNERGHKAMSLTGDQAGITSSDTFNKGRILGVDPNRVFEALDEGNIVVVAGFQGITEYGDMVTLGRGGSDTTAVALAGAMKADVCEIFTDVEGVYSTDPRVAKEAFKLEEVTYGEMLEMARLGAGVMQPRAVEMGFRYGVPIHVRSTFSDNTGTIIREDYTVEANKHVITGVADDTNTAKVALVGVENKPGVAATVFKALAAKNVDVDMIVQSIRAVGEPKTDLIFTVAMDDVVLAREVLEELQKTVGIEAVNIDERMAKVSIIGAGMLGQPGVAAQMFDILSQEGINIEIISTSEISISCLVAEDRVKDAVRVIHNGLLLDQRG
- a CDS encoding class II SORL domain-containing protein, whose product is MAVHDYIKSGDFATEKHVPVIETVDTVKAGETFHVTLSVGKDIAHPNTVEHHIEWIKLYFVAEGTQLPFEVGEISFNVHGDGATANEGPVHAISEGSLAVSLNKSGKLIAVSYCNIHGLWESEKEITVA
- the cobO gene encoding cob(I)yrinic acid a,c-diamide adenosyltransferase, whose product is MSERGLILVNTGNGKGKTTAALGVALRAVGQGLKVLILQFIKSGNGYGELAGLAKLGDQVEIRSMGKGFIYYKRDEVGEAELARHKEAAQEAWHTLVEEVNSDRWDLIIMDEINNAINYELIDVNSVVDMLKHKPERLHVILTGRYAKPEIIDIADTVTEMKVVKHAYEKGIKAAKGIEF
- a CDS encoding cobyrinate a,c-diamide synthase, whose amino-acid sequence is MNTVHIPRVVIAGTNSGVGKTTIVAGLLAAYANGGRTVQSFKVGPDYIDPGFHKIASGRDSYNLDTWLVPPHKLNPFFATMAHGVDLAIIEGVMGLYDGGREGVSSTAQIAKQLNAPVVLVIDCKAMGESAAAIAKGFRDYDPEVNFGGVILNRLGSANHERMVREGMSKIGVPVIGAIYRDDRMHSPERHLGLTPVTEVDPTEAINTIREAVEKMVKPDQLLEIASSAPSIELPDAVDLKSVEKRVKIGVAYDEAFSFYYPASLAALEEKGAEIVYFSPLNDFGVPDVDGLVFGGGFPEMFLFQLSSNESMKESIRQANEKGMPIYAECGGLMYLCESIHDFEGTVYDTVGIVPANCIMQQKLQKVGYVTATAKRDTLLGAADTSLRGHEFHFSTMEPTVEDFPWAFHLEGGRKPQSYDGGFATDNVLASYLHLNFAGSDEGAQHFIDICAKYKAKRS
- the cobI gene encoding precorrin-2 C(20)-methyltransferase; its protein translation is MKGKLYGIGVGPGDSELMTVKAARIVGEADIIITPKTEKKDGSVALNIASPYIQEHTEIVPVVFPMVLDDATQEEGWQEAKRIILSYLDQGKSVVFLTLGDPMFYSTYMYVYRLIENTGHEIETIPGVTAFCAIGSHLGYPIVEKEEVLAIVPATAPKEKIDAVLAVADDAVIMKVYKNFDEVQETLLKHNMADDAVMISRVGLPDEQVYVGLDNMPKDTKLNYLSTILAKRKDR